In a genomic window of Pedobacter sp. KBS0701:
- a CDS encoding pitrilysin family protein: MVDFNRFTLANGLKVLVHEDATTPMAVLNILYDVGARDEDPNKTGFAHLFEHLMFGGSVNIPSYDEPLQRVGGENNAFTSNDITNYYITLPAENIETAFWLESDRMLSLAFSEKSLDTQRNVVSEEFKQRYLNQPYGDVWLKLRPLAYKKHSYRWATIGKELSHIENATMDDVKAFFKKHYTPQNAILVVGGNVKTEDVKKLAEKWFEPIPAGEKYVRDLVQEEPQTQARAETVKANVPLNAIYMAFKMPGRLNQDYYAFDLLSDILSRGQSSRLYNSLLKEQQLFSDINAYISSSLDPGLFIVEGKLVEGVTIETAEKAIWVELDKLKAELVSDAELTKVKNKVESVLVFSEMSLLDKAMNLAYYELLGDAALLNQETEAFLKVTANDIQRISKETFSQTSCSTLYYLTEENA; this comes from the coding sequence ATGGTAGATTTTAATCGTTTTACACTGGCCAATGGGTTAAAGGTCCTAGTACATGAAGATGCTACAACCCCGATGGCAGTTTTAAATATTTTATATGATGTGGGTGCCCGCGATGAGGACCCGAACAAAACCGGTTTTGCACATTTATTTGAACATTTAATGTTCGGTGGGTCGGTTAATATTCCAAGTTACGATGAGCCTTTGCAAAGGGTAGGAGGTGAAAACAACGCGTTTACGAGTAATGATATTACCAATTATTACATTACCCTTCCGGCCGAGAACATCGAAACTGCATTTTGGCTGGAAAGCGACCGGATGTTAAGTTTAGCTTTTTCTGAAAAAAGTTTAGATACGCAAAGGAATGTAGTAAGCGAGGAATTTAAGCAACGGTACCTTAACCAACCTTATGGCGATGTATGGTTAAAATTGCGCCCCCTGGCCTATAAAAAGCATTCTTATCGCTGGGCAACGATCGGTAAAGAGCTTTCGCACATCGAAAATGCCACCATGGATGATGTAAAAGCATTTTTCAAAAAACATTATACGCCACAAAATGCAATTTTGGTTGTTGGCGGAAATGTGAAAACCGAAGATGTAAAAAAACTGGCCGAAAAATGGTTTGAGCCGATTCCTGCTGGTGAGAAATATGTACGCGATTTGGTTCAGGAAGAGCCACAGACTCAAGCCAGAGCAGAAACCGTGAAGGCAAATGTACCGCTTAACGCGATTTATATGGCTTTTAAAATGCCAGGACGTTTAAATCAGGACTATTACGCTTTTGATTTGCTATCTGATATTTTATCGCGTGGACAATCTTCTCGTTTATACAATAGTTTGTTAAAAGAACAACAGCTTTTTAGTGATATCAACGCTTATATTTCAAGTAGTTTAGATCCAGGTTTGTTTATTGTTGAAGGTAAACTGGTTGAAGGTGTTACAATTGAAACAGCCGAAAAGGCAATCTGGGTAGAACTGGATAAACTTAAGGCAGAACTTGTTTCGGATGCGGAATTAACCAAAGTAAAAAACAAGGTAGAATCGGTACTTGTTTTTTCGGAAATGAGCCTTTTGGATAAAGCAATGAACCTGGCCTATTATGAATTATTGGGCGATGCCGCTTTATTGAACCAGGAAACCGAAGCATTTTTAAAAGTTACAGCAAACGATATTCAACGTATTTCAAAGGAAACTTTTAGTCAAACTTCATGCTCAACTTTATACTATTTAACTGAAGAAAATGCTTAA